From a single Lolium rigidum isolate FL_2022 chromosome 7, APGP_CSIRO_Lrig_0.1, whole genome shotgun sequence genomic region:
- the LOC124678991 gene encoding putative F-box/FBD/LRR-repeat protein At5g44950, which produces MARRQTPFTNVDPATAAEARRQGADPYVLDQLVERMLLNIYANLPAFPVYGCRLPPAIAASAGVDRISALPSELLCDIVSRLPVKDAARTAVLSSRWRPIWHSTPLILNDAHLLPDGHRWPFTPANSPAITAAVSRILEAHPGPVQCARLICTNMSLYRPQLARWLQLLAAKGVEDLALVNRPWPRDLPLPAAVFSIATLTRLYLGQWRLPDTAVLRGASFPHLRELGICCVFMKHGDIESLVARSPVLEILNILGCMEGLRLRLVSQSLRCVQFCLTSMEHVDVVKAPLLQRLVMYGSSPKARGLCTTVRIADAPKLHAFGYWQPEDQVLQIRDTIIVPGIKTSASTMLTSVKVLSLDVRFGVHSDVMKVPTFLRCFPNAERLHIMSKRCDQPTDNLAPNFWDESGPIINVILRINTMSLREFRGEPGEMAFLEYFFRSARVLSFVVVGMANPMYAPFSTDEAYSKVKKCYNIMASKSCNKLVLGSNGPAGGDLWKFKDGADFSFHDPFSIAEVGRVS; this is translated from the exons ATGGCCCGGCGGCAGACACCCTTCACCAACGTCGACCCAGCGACGGCAGCCGAGGCACGGCGCCAGGGCGCTGATCCGTACGTGCTGGACCAATTAGTGGAGAGAATGTTACTCAACATCTACGCCAACCTCCCCGCCTTCCCCGTCTACGGCTGCCGGCTCCcccccgccatcgctgcctccgccGGCGTCGACCGCATCAGCGCCCTACCCTCCGAGCTCCTCTGTGACATCGTCTCCCGCCTCCCCGTCAAGGACGCCGCGCGCACCGCCGTCCTCTCCTCCCGCTGGCGCCCGATCTGGCACTCCACGCCGCTCATCCTCAACGACGCCCACCTCCTCCCCGACGGCCACCGCTGGCCCTTCACGCCGGCTAACTCACCCGCcatcaccgccgccgtctcccgCATCCTCGAGGCGCACCCGGGGCCCGTCCAGTGCGCCCGCCTCATCTGCACCAACATGAGCCTCTACCGCCCCCAGCTCGCGCGCTGGCTCCAGCTCCTCGCCGCCAAGGGCGTCGAGGACCTCGCCCTCGTCAACCGCCCGTGGCCGCGCGACCTGCCCCTCCCCGCCGCGGTATTCAGCATCGCCACTCTCACCCGCCTCTACCTCGGTCAATGGAGGCTGCCCGACACGGCCGTCCTGCGTGGCGCCTCCTTTCCCCACCTCCGCGAGCTCGGCATCTGCTGCGTCTTCATGAAGCACGGCGACATCGAATCCCTCGTCGCCAGGAGCCCCGTACTGGAGATCCTCAACATCCTGGGATGCATGGAGGGATTGCGTCTCCGCCTCGTCAGCCAGAGCCTACGGTGCGTGCAATTTTGCCTTACGAGCATGGAGCACGTCGACGTGGTCAAGGCTCCACTCCTCCAGCGGCTCGTCATGTATGGATCATCCCCAAAAGCTCGTGGCTTGTGCACCACAGTCAGGATTGCCGATGCCCCCAAGCTGCACGCCTTTGGATACTGGCAGCCAGAAGATCAGGTCCTGCAGATACGAGACACCATCATCGTG CCTGGGATAAAGACGAGCGCAAGTACCATGCTCACAAGCGTCAAGGTCCTTAGTTTGGATGTGCGTTTTGGAGTTCACAGTGATGTCATGAAGGTGCCTACCTTCCTCAGATGCTTCCCCAACGCTGAGAGACTGCATATTATG AGCAAAAGATGTGATCAGCCCACTGATAACCTCGCCCCCAACTTCTGGGATGAGTCTGGCCCCATTATAAATGTCATCTTGCGCATCAACACGATGAGTCTCCGTGAGTTCAGAGGGGAGCCAGGCGAGATGGCCTTCCTGGAGTACTTCTTTCGGAGCGCACGGGTGCTGAGTTTTGTAGTGGTTGGGATGGCCAATCCAATGTACGCACCTTTTTCGACAGACGAGGCGTATTCCAAAGTGAAAAAGTGTTACAATATCATGGCGAGTAAGTCATGCAACAAGCTTGTCCTTGGGAGCAACGGCCCTGCAGGAGGTGACCTATGGAAGTTCAAGGACGGGGCAGATTTTTCATTCCATGACCCTTTCTCGATAGCGGAGGTCGGACGAGTGAGCTAA
- the LOC124669927 gene encoding polyubiquitin-like, translated as MHLFVKSPTGRTICLRVQPSDTLYTVKAKIQEQHRLFFDGVQLDDNLTLADYGIQHQSMLDLQENMQIYIMETQTGKMITLEVDSLDTIDKVKSKVQDKEGFLKGQQCLIFANKQLEDDRTLAELNIWKESTLLLVLHPVSPGKMPIYVQCEDGKIISLEVEGSDTIDSVKMKIYQVDGTRPIQQRLLYACKLLDGRRTLEDYNIQRESRLDMLLCLCGC; from the coding sequence ATGCATCTGTTTGTGAAGAGCCCCACGGGCAGGACAATCTGCCTCAGGGTCCAGCCATCTGATACACTGTATACTGTCAAGGCAAAGATTCAGGAACAACACCGCCTTTTCTTCGACGGGGTGCAGCTAGATGACAACCTTACATTGGCTGATTATGGCATCCAGCATCAGTCCATGCTTGACCTCCAAGAAAACATGCAAATCTATATAATGGAGACACAGACAGGCAAGATGATCACCCTCGAGGTTGACAGCTTGGATACTATTGACAAGGTGAAGTCCAAGGTTCAAGATAAGGAGGGCTTTCTCAAGGGTCAGCAGTGCCTCATCTTTGCCAACAAGCAGCTGGAGGACGACCGCACCTTGGCAGAGCTCAACATATGGAAGGAGTCGACTCTTCTCCTTGTCCTCCACCCTGTCAGCCCAGGTAAGATGCCCATCTATGTGCAGTGTGAAGATGGAAAGATCATCTCTCTTGAGGTTGAGGGATCAGATACCATCGACAGCGTGAAGATGAAGATCTATCAGGTGGACGGTACTCGCCCGATACAACAACGCCTCCTCTATGCATGCAAGCTGCTGGACGGCCGCCGCACCCTAGAGGATTATAACATTCAGAGGGAATCTAGGCTTGATATGCTGCTGTGTCTATGTGGTTGTTGA